One window from the genome of Lutra lutra chromosome X, mLutLut1.2, whole genome shotgun sequence encodes:
- the LOC125091985 gene encoding LOW QUALITY PROTEIN: uncharacterized protein CXorf49 homolog (The sequence of the model RefSeq protein was modified relative to this genomic sequence to represent the inferred CDS: deleted 1 base in 1 codon) — translation MSTPDEGSVWAAGFGPEGGEQAGVRPSGPGAPRAPRAPGLGLDVGPPRSGEGEGGFADAEGFESEREVLEAGGPVLWGREGRPGSPADDKGDAPDYAAHLADESAADIVQQLTDRDALGLRRNPSPESCAAEASGGWAGLDAGPSGRGALGLGRVESQPPSAAGPRVAGPESGRAWGNPRRGAKSRANARTDRQRPPPAAAAAAAAAEGLGAPLPSDPESSDEFGEIQLMRVSIYSKEGGQAKPSSPEDPGDTPRHSNFRVRENFLHVPGPFLTSAPRGFTSVVERQAIGELDMPSSKKMQSVVWGKGESRPTYRGATAVAAATAAAAAAAGGLPRATSRRKVTQEKKSLGGPSRVASGKSFPSWGQRVSAAPLEPATFPPISGVSLLGKSKKHPVGPWGIKQPKHTGAGKKSVARRTREAEVVASAGEGTDSNRDAFPKGQLPKQRPGPSCLCMHRGECSTGDLQARAPQVPGSSEPLAPSQGDVLPRGPAPSGDQEPLDQPPRPERQQQPPAGAQDCPRCLMLQREIDDLKEQLAAMRSLTDKFQSL, via the exons ATGAGCACTCCGGATGAGGGGTCTGTCTGGGCAGCGGGTTTCGGCCCCGAGGGCGGGGAGCAGGCCGGCGTCCGCCCCTCCGGCCCCGGGGCCCCGCGGGCCCCGCGAGCCCCGGGACTAGGTCTGGATGTGGGCCCGCCGCGGAGCGGCGAGGGCGAGGGCGGGTTCGCAGACGCCGAGGGCTTCGAGTCCGAGCGGGAAGTGCTGGAAGCGGGAGGGCCGGTGCTGTGGGGCCGCGAAGGCCGCCCCGGCTCCCCGGCCGATGACAAGGGGGACGCCCCGGACTACGCGGCCCACCTGGCTGACGAGTCCGCGGCGGACATCGTGCAGCAGCTGACAGACCGCGACGCCCTGGGCCTGCGGAGAAACCCGTCCCCCGAGAGCTGCGCCGCCGAAGCGTCGGGCGGTTGGGCAGGCCTCGACGCGGGGCCCAGTGGGCGAGGCGCGCTCGGCCTGGGCCGCGTGGAGTCGCAGCCGCCTTCCGCCGCCGGGCCGCGCGTGGCTGGGCCCGAGAGCGGCCGGGCCTGGGGGAACCCGAGAAGAGGCGCTAAGAGCAGGGCGAATGCCAGGACGGATCGCCAGcggccc ccccccgccgccgccgccgccgccgctgctgccgaaGGCCTGGGCGCCCCGCTGCCTTCCGACCCCGAGTCCTCCGATGAGTTCGGGGAGATACAGCTGATGAGGGTGAGCATTTACTCCAAAGAAGGAGGCCAGGCCAAGCCCAGCAGCCCCGAGGATCCCGGGGACACACCCAGACACTCAAATTTCCGCGTCAGGGAGAATTTCCTGCACGTGCCGGGCCCTTTCCTGACCTCGGCTCCCCGAGGATTCACTTCGGTTGTGGAGAGGCAGGCCATCGGAGAGCTGGACATGCCTTCCTCCAAGAAAATGCAGAGTGTggtctgggggaagggggagagcagGCCCACCTACCGGGGAGCTACCGCtgttgctgctgctactgctgctgctgctgctgctgcaggcgGCTTGCCCCGGGCCACCTCTAGGAGGAAGGTGACCCAGGAGAAGAAATCCCTAGGGGGCCCCTCAAGAGTCGCCTCGGGGAAAAGCTTTCCTTCCTGGGGGCAGAGAGTCTCGGCAGCTCCCCTGGAACCGGCCACCTTCCCCCCAATCTCTGGTGTCTCGCTGCTTGGCAAGTCCAAGAAGCATCCCGTGGGCCCTTGGGGAATCAAACAGCCCAAGCACACGGGGGCCGGGAAGAAATCGGTGGCCAGGAGGACACGGGAGGCGGAGGTGGTGGCGTCGGCAGGAGAAGGCACTGACTCAAACAGAGACGCATTCCCAAAGGGCCAG CTTCCAAAACAGAGGCCAGGGCCATCTTGTTTGTGCATGCATCGTGGAGAATGCAGCACTGGCGACCTCCAGGCCAGAGCCCCCCAAGTGCCAGGAAGCTCGGAACCCTTGGCGCCAAGCCAGGGAGACGTCCTGCCCAGAGGGCCTGCACCCTCCG GTGACCAGGAGCCACTTGACCAGCCCCCAAGGCCGGAGAGGCAGCAGCAGCCGCCAGCTGGCGCACAGGACTGTCCTCGG TGTCTCATGCTACAGAGAGAAATAGACGATCTTAAAGAGCAGCTTG CGGCCATGCGGTCCCTGACTGACAAGTTCCAGAGCCTTTGA
- the LOC125092067 gene encoding 60S ribosomal protein L37a-like, with amino-acid sequence MAKRTKKVGTAGKCGTCYGASLGKMLKIEIKQHAKYTCPFCGKTKMRRRAVGIWRCGSCMKTVAGVAWTYNATSAVTLKLAIIRLKELKEQ; translated from the coding sequence ATGGCTAAACGCACCAAGAAGGTTGGAACTGCGGGTAAATGTGGAACCTGTTACGGTGCCTCCCTCGGGAAAATGCTGAAGATTGAAATAAAGCAGCATGCTAAGTACACTTGCCCCTTTTGTGGCAAAACCAAGATGAGAAGACGAGCTGTGGGGATCTGGCGCTGCGGCTCCTGCATGAAAACCGTTGCTGGTGTTGCCTGGACGTACAATGCCACTTCTGCAGTCACACTAAAGTTGGCCATCATAAGGCTGAAGGAGTTGAAAGAGCAGTAG